From a single Metopolophium dirhodum isolate CAU chromosome 6, ASM1992520v1, whole genome shotgun sequence genomic region:
- the LOC132946643 gene encoding uncharacterized protein LOC132946643, translating into MTYVRKFGRPDLFITFTCNPEWPEIKNELFQDQNVEWQKRGLPHCHILLWLQTKIQPDEIDKIISAEIPNKDRDPILYEIVCKNMIHGPCGELNIRSPCMNNGKCSKKHPHKLVKDTQTGDDGYPTYRRRSPDDGGYTAILKVRGQTEIVVDNRWVVPYCPVLSRCFNAHINVDYCHSVKAIKYICKYINKGSDRATFSVNRENDEITNYLNGRYIFIENPRKTTLTAFFELCSHDDFAKTLFYHEVPSYYTWDNSRGWLKRRRGKDVPGWPGIKMDTAIGRIYTIHPNQIFCQPSEPQSLWEQFRNDFCEDILHTERTRLNDLQFTFSDEIFNRGLIEIEDKVVCLSEKYLTEFGMNSPVRNENASDPFEFSILRSYNNNRLQEFVEINLPKLVNDQKYAFNVITESVMNHQGRVFFLDAPGGSGKTFLINLLLAQIRSSGKVALAVASSGIAATLLSGGRTAHSTFKLPLNVLFDTEYVCPIRKNGPLGKILQETSFVVWDECTMSHRSHIEAIDRTLKDLRCNNKFMGGITFVFAGDFRQTLPVIPKGTRADVVNACLKSSPIWNYVEKLYLRTNMRVYLCGGDDIFPAQLLKIGNGTLENENGYISVNHTIGRVVNNVEELISTVYPDIFNLSNKSYQWLCERAIISPRNVTAEEINDIILLKFDGHSREYLSIDTVTSTDDAIHYPQEFLNSLSPSGFPPHKLKLKIGAPITLLRNLQPPNL; encoded by the exons ATGACTTATGTTCGTAAATTTGGCCGTCcagatttatttattacttttacatgCAACCCGGAATGGccggaaataaaaaatgaattatttcaaGACCAAAA tgTTGAATGGCAAAAACGAGGTTTGCCACACTGCCACATTCTTTTGTGGTTACAAACGAAAATTCAGCCAgatgaaattgataaaattatttctgcCGAGATACCAAACAAAGACAGAGATCCTATACTTTATGAAATAGTATGCAAGAATATGATTCATGGCCCATGCGGCGAGTTAAATATTAGATCGCCATGTATGAATAATGGAAAATGTAGTAAGAAACACCCTCACAAATTGGTCAAGGATACTCAAACTGGAGATGATGGTTATCCGACTTACCGACGGAGATCACCAGATGATGGAGGTTATACTGCAATATTAAAAGTTCGTGGTCAAACAGAAATCGTGGTTGACAACCGTTGGGTTGTACCGTATTGTCCAGTGCTATCTAGGTGCTTTAATGCGCATATTAACGTAGATTACTGTCATTCGGTTAAAGCgataaaatacatatgtaaatatattaataaaggaTCAGATAGAGCTACTTTTTCTGTTAATCGTGAAAACGATGagattacaaattatttgaatgGTCGATACATAT TTATTGAAAATCCAAGAAAAACGACACTAACTGCATTTTTTGAACTGTGTTCACATGATGATTTTGCGAAAACACTGTTCTATCATGAAGTTCCTTCTTATTACACCTGGGATAATAGCAGAGGCTGGTTAAAGAGGAGACGGGGAAAAGATGTTCCAGGTTGGCCAGGAATAAAAATGGACACTGCCATTGGTAGAATTTACACGATTCACCCAAATCAAA TTTTCTGCCAACCGTCTGAACCTCAATCTTTGTGGGAACAGTTCAGAAATGATTTTTGTGAAGATATTCTTCATACAGAGCGCACTCGATTAAATGACTTGCAATTTACTTTTtctgatgaaatatttaatagaggTTTGATTGAAATAGAAGATAAAGTTGTTTGTCtgtctgaaaaatatttaactgaatttGGAATGAACTCACCTGTTCGAAATGAAAATGCATCTGATCCTTTTGAATTCTCAATTTTGCGTTCTTACAATAATAACCGATTACAAGAATTTGTAGAAATCAATTTACCAAAATTAGTAAATGATcaaaaatatgcttttaatgttattacagaAAGCGTAATGAATCATCAaggaagagttttttttttagatgctcCGGGTGGTTCAGGAAAAACATTcctaattaatttgttgttggCTCAAATTAGATCCTCAGGTAAAGTTGCATTAGCAGTAGCTTCATCTGGTATAGCAGCAACTCTCCTTAGTGGCGGCAGAACTGCTCACTCGACTTTCAAGTTAccgttaaatgtattatttgatacAGAATACGTTTGTCCGATTCGTAAAAATGGCCCTCTTGGAAAAATTCTTCAAGAAACCTCATTCGTTGTGTGGGATGAGTGTACAATGAGTCACAGATCACATATCGAAGCAATTGATCGAACATTAAAAGATCTTAGgtgtaataataagtttatggGTGGCATAACATTTGTTTTCGCTGGTGATTTCCGTCAAACCTTACCAGTAATCCCTAAAGGTACTCGAGCTGATGTCGTTAATGCTTGCTTAAAATCTTCCCCTATATGGAACTATGTTGAAAAACTTTATTTGCGAACAAACATGAGAGTTTATTTATGCGGAGGGGACGATATTTTTCCAGCACAGTTGTTGAAAATTGGAAATGGAActttagaaaatgaaaatggtTACATTTCTGTCAATCACACGATTGGACGGGTGGTCAATAACGTGGAAGAGTTGATTTCTACAGTTTATCCTGACATTTTTAATCTGTCCAATAAATCTTATCAGTGGTTATGTGAAAGAGCTATTATCTCTCCAAGAAATGTAACAGCAGAAGAAATTAATGATATCATCCTTCTAAAATTCGATGGACACTCACGTGAATATCTATCTATTGATACAGTTACATCAACAGATGATGCTATTCATTATCCACAAGAATTTCTCAATTCTCTTTCTCCTTCGGGATTTCCTCctcataaactaaaattaaaaattggtgcTCCAATTACATTATTACGTAATCTTCAACCACCgaacttgtaa
- the LOC132946644 gene encoding uncharacterized protein LOC132946644 produces MIPNLKRCLIESLQTVLRENNHLIQIFRSNLESRSFDELQNFKSIIHADRVPQDEHRGQYNAPTIDEVAVLLVNEDKGHRDIVLHGRSGHLSRVSELNRSYDALQYPLMYTRGEHGYHINILQENNQNRTKTVSCMQFYSYRFMVRETSLNHLHYYKTLFSQFAVDMMAKMISERLHFIRNHQKQLRADDYVHL; encoded by the coding sequence ATGAttccaaatttaaaaagatgtctCATTGAATCATTGCAAACAGTTTTGCGTGAAAATAATCACCTCATACAGATCTTTAGATCTAATCTGGAGTCGAGGTCGTTTGATGAGTTGCAAAACTTTAAGTCAATAATTCATGCTGACAGAGTTCCTCAAGATGAACACAGAGGTCAATATAATGCACCTACCATCGATGAAGTAGCtgtattattagttaatgaAGATAAAGGTCACAGAGATATAGTTCTGCATGGTCGGAGTGGACACTTGAGTCGAGTTTCCGAATTGAATAGATCTTATGATGCACTGCAATATCCATTGATGTATACTAGAGGCGAACACGGTTatcacattaatatattacaggaaaataaccaaaatcgaacCAAAACTGTATCCTGCATGCAATTTTATTCTTATAGGTTTATGGTTAGAGAAACAAGTCTAAATCATCTACattattacaaaacattattcAGCCAATTCGCCGTAGATATGATGGCAAAAATGATTTCTGAAAGACTACACTTTATTCGTAACCATCAAAAACAACTACGTGCGGATGATTATGTTCACCTCTGA